The following are encoded in a window of Calonectris borealis chromosome 17, bCalBor7.hap1.2, whole genome shotgun sequence genomic DNA:
- the SLCO4A1 gene encoding solute carrier organic anion transporter family member 4A1, with protein sequence MAMPQNSTGENGFCFTQTLDFSRPSPPPGETGRTFDTPSAREPCGTPLSNGTASSSAPSPSDSCAEPLCSTTPREEETQFGEGIKYVSAEGEELACGWGGFTPGCLQLFNTSKGILFFLCVASFLQGMTVNGFINTVITSIERRFDLRSYQSGLIASSYDIAACVCLTFVSYFGGNGHKPRWLGWGVLVMGLGSLLFALPHFTTGRYEVRSAAEVGVCGGNQSLPCAQAASSLSGYRFVFMLGQFLHGMGATPLYTLGVTYLDENVKTNYSPVYIAVFYTAAILGPAAGYLVGGMFLNIYTEIGREIDITPENTLWVGAWWIGFLGAGAASLLISVPILGYPQRLPGSQRYIVMRVSEAHQLKDGSHKKASDPDFGKTVKDLPRSVLLLLKNPTFIFLCLAGATEATLIAGMSTFGPKFLESQFSLSASEAATFFGYLVVPAGGGGTFLGGFLVNKFKLRCSGIIKLCLLCTVSSLLAIFIFFIHCPNMPMAGVTQMYEGSALPGGHLNLTAACNAECGCLQETYSPVCGSDDIMYYSPCHAGCKKVSENLQNGKKVYHECSCVEKTLLPGPGDAEAGKCTSSCAKRPLLLFFMFVVILFTFLSSIPALTATLRCVPDRQRSFALGIQWIVVRTLGGIPGPIAFGSMIDKSCLLWQDQCGEQGSCYIYQNSAMSRYTLIAGLVYKVLGTTFFIVACLLYKPPPPESAPGSSGASENGNCDLQEHKPSLPAEEDI encoded by the exons ATGGCAATGCCCCAGAATTCAACCGGAGAAAATGGCTTTTGTTTCACTCAGACGCTCGACTTCTCCCGCCCATCTCCTCCTCCCGGCGAGACCGGCCGGACCTTCGACACCCCGAGCGCGCGGGAGCCGTGCGGGACCCCGCTGAGCAATGGCACGGCATCTTCCAGCGCGCCCAGCCCCTCCGACTCGTGCGCCGAACCCCTCTGCTCCACCACCCCGCGAGAGGAGGAGACCCAGTTTGGCGAAGGGATTAAATACGTGTCGGCCGAAGGGGAGGAACTGGCGTGCGGCTGGGGGGGGTTCACCCCCGGGTGCTTACAGCTCTTTAACACGTCCAAGGGCATCTTGTTCTTCCTTTGCGTGGCTTCCTTCCTGCAAGGCATGACGGTCAACGGCTTCATCAACACGGTCATCACCTCCATCGAGCGGCGCTTCGACCTCCGCAGCTACCAGAGCGGCCTGATCGCCAGCTCCTACGACATCGCGGCGTGCGTCTGCTTGACCTTTGTCAGCTATTTTGGGGGGAACGGCCACAAACCACGATGGCTGGGTTGGGGCGTGCTGGTCATGGGCTTGGGCTCCCTGCTCTTCGCCTTGCCCCACTTCACCACGGGACGGTACGAGGTGCGTTCGGCGGCAGAGGTGGGCGTCTGCGGGGGGAACCAGAGCCTGCCCTGcgcccaggctgcctccagccTCTCCGGCTACAGATTCGTCTTCATGCTGGGGCAGTTCCTGCACGGGATGGGAGCCACGCCGCTCTACACGCTCGGCGTCACCTATTTAGATGAAAACGTCAAGACTAACTACTCCCCTGTGTACATTG ctgtTTTCTACACTGCTGCAATCCTTGGGCCTGCAGCGGGTTATCTGGTAGGAGGAatgtttctaaatatttatactgaaatTGGCAGAGA GATCGACATCACCCCGGAGAACACGCTGTGGGTAGGGGCATGGTGGATCGGCTTCCTCGGGGCCGGAGCAGCCTCCCTCCTCATCTCCGTCCCCATCCTGGGGtacccccagcgcctcccag GATCGCAGCGGTATATCGTTATGAGGGTGTCAGAGGCTCATCAGCTAAAGGATGGGAGCCACAAAAAAGCATCGGATCCGGACTTTGGGAAAACAGTTAAAGATCTGCCTCG ATCAGTACTGCTGCTTCTGAAGAACcccaccttcatcttcctctgcttAGCGGGAGCGACCGAAGCCACCCTCATTGCTGGGATGTCCACATTTGGACCCAAGTTCCTGGAGTCTCAGTTTAGTTTAAGTGCCTCTGAAGCTGCTACCTTTTTTG gttatCTGGTCGTGCCAGCCGGAGGGGGAGGCACATTCCTGGGAGGATTCCTTGTGAATAAATTTAAACTCCGCTGTTCAGGAATCATCAAATTGTGTTTACTTTGCACAGTGTCGAGTCTGCTGgctatattcattttttttattcactgCCCTAACATGCCGatggcaggagtaacccagatgTACGAGGGAAG TGCTTTGCCTGGTGGCCACCTAAACCTGACAGCAGCCTGCAACGCCGAGTGTGGCTGTCTGCAGGAGACCTACAGCCCTGTCTGCGGGAGCGATGACATTATGTATTACTCTCCCTGCCATGCAGGGTGCAAAAAAGTGTCCGAAAACCTCCAGAATGGCAAGAAG GTCTATCACGAGTGTAGCTGCGTTGAGAAAACCCTCCTCCCCGGCCCTGGCGACGCCGAGGCAGGGAAATGCACCTCTTCTTGTGCAAAAAGGCCCCTGCTCCTGTTCTTCATGTTCGTGGTGATCCTCTTCACCTTCCTGAGCAGCATTCCTGCCCTCACCGCCACTCTGCG GTGTGTCCCTGACAGGCAAAGGTCATTCGCACTCGGGATCCAGTGGATTGTAGTACGAACACTAG GAGGCATCCCTGGCCCCATCGCCTTTGGGTCCATGATCGATAAATCCTGCCTGCTCTGGCAGGACCAGTGCGGCGAGCAAGGTTCTTGCTACATTTACCAGAACTCGGCCATGAGCCGATACACCCTCATCGCTGGACTGGTCTACAAG GTGCTTGGGACAACCTTCTTTATAGTCGCCTGTTTACTCTACAAACCGCCGCCACCAGAGTCAGCCCCGGGCAGCTCGGGTGCATCTGAAAATGGCAACTGTGACCTCCAGGAACACAAACCTTCGCTGCCGGCTGAAGAGGATATATAG